From the genome of Marinobacter antarcticus, one region includes:
- a CDS encoding flavin-containing monooxygenase, with amino-acid sequence MTIKHYDIIIIGAGLSGIGTACHIAREHPGKSLAILERRENVGGTWDLFRYPGIRSDSDMASFGFNFKPWYSDNVLAQGSDIREYVRETAEAFGLYEKIKFGLKLKNSDWSTKDQKWTVSSAQEASGEEKVFTCNFLVNCAGYYNFDQGYRPGFPKEEVFTGDIVHPQSLPEGFDYSGKKVVVIGSGATAITLVPAMADKAAKVTMLQRSPSYIMSLPNTDKISMVLNKVLPKAWVFKLARRRNILFQRALYLACQRWPNAMRKMFLSHMYKHAPNVDKRHLTPEYMPWDQRLCAAPDGDFFESLRSGKAEIVTDHIDRFDETGIELKSGQHIEADIVVAATGLEVQLMGGSTLSIDNEEVNLPKKMAYKGILIQDVPNYGWIFGYTNAPWTLKCDIGGRYLCRLFAHMDQTGVSVATAVDTGSNATDASVLDGFAPGYIVRAIDKMPRQGKADPWRITMHYGKDKKMLLKDPVDDGILQFETAPSASSRGSDLLQQATTA; translated from the coding sequence ATGACGATCAAACACTACGACATCATCATTATCGGTGCGGGGCTCTCCGGCATCGGCACGGCATGTCACATTGCCCGGGAACACCCCGGAAAGTCACTGGCGATTCTGGAACGCCGGGAAAATGTGGGTGGCACCTGGGACCTTTTCCGTTATCCCGGTATACGGTCCGACTCCGACATGGCGAGTTTCGGGTTTAACTTCAAACCCTGGTATTCCGACAACGTATTAGCCCAAGGCAGCGATATTCGTGAGTATGTGCGCGAAACTGCAGAAGCGTTCGGTTTGTACGAGAAGATCAAGTTTGGCTTAAAACTCAAGAACTCTGATTGGTCGACCAAAGATCAAAAGTGGACCGTCTCGTCTGCGCAGGAAGCGTCGGGGGAGGAGAAAGTATTTACCTGCAACTTCCTGGTTAACTGTGCCGGGTACTACAACTTCGATCAGGGTTACCGCCCAGGTTTTCCCAAGGAAGAAGTCTTTACCGGGGATATCGTTCACCCCCAGAGCTTGCCTGAAGGTTTCGATTATAGCGGTAAAAAAGTGGTGGTTATTGGCAGTGGCGCTACCGCAATAACATTGGTGCCTGCCATGGCGGATAAAGCTGCAAAAGTCACCATGCTGCAACGCTCACCCAGCTATATTATGTCCCTGCCAAACACCGACAAAATATCGATGGTGTTGAACAAAGTATTGCCAAAAGCCTGGGTGTTCAAACTGGCCCGCCGGCGCAACATTCTATTTCAACGCGCTCTTTACCTGGCTTGCCAGCGCTGGCCCAACGCGATGCGCAAGATGTTTTTGTCGCATATGTACAAACATGCCCCAAACGTCGATAAACGCCACCTTACACCTGAGTACATGCCTTGGGATCAGCGCTTGTGTGCTGCGCCAGATGGCGACTTTTTTGAAAGTTTGCGTTCAGGAAAGGCGGAGATTGTAACCGACCATATCGATCGCTTTGATGAAACGGGCATTGAGCTGAAATCTGGCCAGCATATCGAAGCAGATATTGTTGTTGCTGCAACAGGGTTGGAGGTTCAGTTGATGGGAGGCTCGACGCTCAGTATCGACAATGAGGAAGTGAATCTGCCCAAGAAAATGGCCTACAAAGGCATTCTTATTCAGGACGTGCCTAACTACGGCTGGATTTTCGGGTATACCAACGCGCCCTGGACACTCAAGTGCGATATTGGCGGGCGCTATTTGTGTCGACTGTTCGCCCACATGGACCAAACGGGAGTGTCAGTCGCCACAGCAGTCGACACAGGGAGTAACGCGACCGATGCCAGTGTGCTGGATGGGTTTGCACCAGGTTATATCGTACGGGCAATAGATAAAATGCCCCGGCAGGGTAAGGCGGATCCCTGGAGGATAACCATGCATTATGGCAAGGATAAAAAAATGCTGCTTAAAGATCCTGTGGATGATGGGATTTTGCAGTTTGAAACTGCGCCCTCTGCTTCATCCCGGGGGTCAGATCTACTTCAACAAGCCACCACGGCCTGA
- a CDS encoding peptidoglycan DD-metalloendopeptidase family protein — translation MIRSRTFTPTHVVLSAGALSLILVASVWSAQSESSTSIQLPSTEAVNHLADLAQQPDSQATGQPLQSGTPDPARSTNIVQHTVQPGDSLSSIFSEAGASQADLHRIMKADVEYLALETLRPGTELKLIFSKQGEFQQLALDLDPARSLAYTRVDSDTFEYQESVQNTHWVSEVLKGSIRGSFYQSALNAGLSATQIASVQQLLEYQINFRRELRVGDTFAVIVGHERTASESTGKTRIEAVSLERRNRTHTAFLFDDGNYYDQNGKSVLPAFRRLPTAKSFRVSSRFNPNRLHPVTGRISPHNGVDLATPVGTPIMSTGDGVVERVGNHPYAGKYVDINHGNAYKTRYLHLDKIFVRKGQHVRRGEKVALSGNTGRITGPHLHFELQMNHRPVNPLKADIPTASDVPKTALKQFEKLAEYELAVMTNAASRSNLILAGIDTRFD, via the coding sequence ATGATTCGTTCAAGAACGTTTACGCCAACCCATGTGGTTTTATCAGCTGGTGCGTTATCACTGATTCTGGTGGCCAGTGTCTGGTCGGCACAGAGTGAGTCATCCACAAGTATTCAGTTGCCGAGTACCGAAGCGGTAAACCATTTGGCAGATCTCGCGCAGCAGCCAGACTCCCAGGCCACAGGTCAGCCGTTACAATCAGGCACCCCGGACCCGGCCCGGTCAACCAATATTGTCCAACATACGGTCCAGCCCGGAGATAGCCTCAGCAGCATTTTCAGCGAAGCCGGAGCCTCGCAAGCCGACCTGCACCGTATCATGAAGGCCGATGTGGAATATCTGGCGCTGGAAACTCTCAGGCCGGGAACAGAACTCAAGCTGATATTCAGTAAACAGGGCGAATTCCAGCAATTGGCGCTGGATCTGGATCCCGCCCGTTCTCTTGCCTACACCAGAGTGGACAGCGATACGTTCGAATACCAGGAATCCGTGCAAAATACACACTGGGTATCAGAAGTCTTGAAGGGTTCCATTCGAGGCAGTTTTTACCAGTCAGCCCTGAATGCCGGGCTCTCCGCGACACAGATTGCGTCAGTCCAGCAACTGCTTGAGTACCAGATCAATTTCAGACGGGAACTGAGGGTTGGGGATACCTTTGCGGTCATTGTCGGTCATGAAAGGACGGCCTCAGAAAGCACCGGAAAAACCCGCATTGAAGCGGTGTCGCTTGAAAGGCGCAACCGGACTCACACGGCGTTCCTTTTCGACGACGGCAACTATTACGATCAGAACGGCAAAAGTGTCTTGCCCGCATTCAGACGCCTGCCTACGGCCAAATCCTTTCGGGTGAGCTCTCGGTTCAACCCGAACCGGCTTCATCCCGTTACCGGCCGCATCTCGCCCCACAACGGTGTTGACCTGGCCACGCCTGTCGGTACTCCAATCATGAGCACCGGCGATGGTGTTGTCGAGCGAGTGGGCAATCACCCCTATGCCGGCAAATATGTCGACATCAATCACGGCAATGCCTACAAAACCCGCTACCTGCACCTGGACAAAATCTTTGTGCGAAAGGGTCAGCACGTCCGGCGTGGTGAAAAAGTCGCACTTTCCGGTAACACCGGCCGCATTACCGGCCCTCACTTGCACTTCGAACTGCAAATGAACCACAGACCGGTAAACCCGTTGAAAGCCGATATTCCTACTGCTTCAGATGTCCCGAAAACGGCGCTCAAGCAGTTCGAAAAACTGGCCGAATACGAGCTCGCGGTGATGACTAATGCCGCCAGTAGATCGAACCTGATTCTGGCGGGCATAGACACCCGATTCGATTAA
- a CDS encoding PcfJ domain-containing protein produces the protein MTESALKNSAPSENQVVFDLSAILNYPIQLVVQSWQSAKPLRWFSRNGDGIVAEGRFLEAPGLPLFTLEDDTGRRVSDGIPEDILAVTRLMPAMDFELAQACAASEAARELAESSPLLFILLVNHARSQPLTPEEFEQLLALKRTAILERIELPARKSLVRLVNRMELSPLLPWELEDVTRSLAQHEFLALLRHHPNLHLNHLRFLLRQGQPLWPGMLCLVDKHSSALDITWLCRMIRDTLNMAAGNLQRLQRVSSRRELQELHDQLVERFNSMGSEAKRAAHAAALTQEHGDYPAPPIPAIDGIEPLASWLELLDEGSSMHHCVGSYDTFVALGEVFIYRMMEPERLTISLEHRNNTWVIGEVRGIRNANPSPAALDFVRRWVER, from the coding sequence ATGACTGAGTCGGCACTAAAAAATTCAGCTCCTTCAGAAAACCAGGTGGTGTTCGATCTCAGCGCCATCCTTAATTACCCCATTCAGTTGGTTGTCCAGAGCTGGCAATCTGCCAAGCCACTGCGTTGGTTCAGCAGGAATGGTGATGGCATCGTGGCTGAGGGTCGCTTTCTGGAAGCTCCAGGCCTGCCGTTGTTCACGCTCGAAGATGACACGGGAAGGCGGGTTTCAGACGGCATACCCGAAGACATACTGGCCGTAACCCGCTTAATGCCGGCGATGGACTTCGAACTTGCACAGGCCTGCGCGGCGTCGGAAGCTGCTCGCGAGCTGGCAGAAAGCTCTCCGCTTCTGTTCATTCTTCTGGTGAACCATGCACGCAGCCAGCCACTCACCCCTGAAGAGTTTGAGCAATTGTTAGCGTTAAAGCGCACGGCCATTCTTGAGCGGATCGAATTGCCGGCCAGAAAATCCCTGGTTCGCCTGGTTAACCGGATGGAACTCTCCCCTCTGCTCCCCTGGGAGCTTGAAGATGTCACCCGATCATTGGCTCAGCATGAGTTTCTTGCTTTGCTCAGGCACCACCCGAACCTGCACCTGAACCACCTACGTTTTTTGCTCCGCCAAGGACAACCGCTTTGGCCGGGCATGCTGTGCCTGGTCGATAAACACTCGTCTGCTTTGGACATTACCTGGCTATGCCGAATGATTCGCGACACGCTGAATATGGCAGCGGGCAACTTACAGAGGCTGCAGCGAGTGAGTTCAAGGCGGGAACTGCAAGAGCTTCATGATCAGTTGGTTGAACGTTTTAACAGCATGGGCTCTGAAGCCAAGCGTGCCGCCCATGCCGCCGCACTTACGCAGGAGCACGGAGATTATCCGGCACCGCCCATACCTGCCATCGACGGCATCGAGCCTCTGGCTTCGTGGCTGGAATTGTTGGACGAGGGTTCGTCTATGCACCACTGCGTGGGGAGCTACGATACGTTTGTTGCGCTTGGCGAGGTATTTATTTACCGCATGATGGAGCCAGAACGACTGACCATTTCACTGGAGCACCGGAACAATACCTGGGTTATTGGCGAAGTGCGGGGAATCCGAAACGCCAACCCTTCGCCCGCGGCATTGGATTTTGTTCGGCGCTGGGTTGAACGCTAA
- a CDS encoding metallophosphoesterase — translation MYDLIGDIRGYASELKALLAKMDYQEINGIWQHPERKVIFLGDFVDRGPEQVETVQIARSMVESDNALAVMGNHEFNAVAWATPDPKNPGDYLRSHTDKNQDQHQAFLDQVSEGSDLHQSMVEWFKTLPVGHYWMSGEPVPLSDHIACLDCSVVGESILKKDKSSWVKMLKIRALKFDFLMLLHELTVSKLLLTTLAVIRLGSFGETAAVAYQN, via the coding sequence ATGTATGACCTGATAGGCGATATCCGCGGCTATGCCAGTGAACTCAAAGCCCTGTTGGCCAAAATGGACTACCAGGAAATCAATGGCATTTGGCAGCATCCCGAGCGCAAAGTTATCTTCCTGGGCGACTTTGTAGACCGCGGTCCTGAGCAGGTAGAAACCGTTCAGATTGCCCGCAGCATGGTCGAGAGCGACAACGCACTGGCCGTAATGGGCAACCATGAATTTAACGCCGTTGCCTGGGCCACTCCAGACCCGAAAAATCCTGGTGATTACCTTCGCTCCCATACAGACAAGAATCAGGATCAGCATCAAGCGTTTCTGGATCAAGTAAGTGAGGGAAGTGATCTTCACCAGAGCATGGTTGAATGGTTTAAAACCCTGCCTGTTGGTCATTATTGGATGAGTGGAGAGCCTGTGCCTCTCAGCGACCATATCGCGTGCTTGGATTGCAGTGTTGTCGGTGAATCTATCTTAAAGAAAGATAAATCTTCCTGGGTAAAAATGCTCAAAATCAGGGCTTTAAAATTTGATTTTCTGATGCTTTTACACGAATTGACAGTATCCAAATTGCTGCTTACAACCCTAGCGGTTATAAGGTTAGGCAGTTTCGGAGAAACCGCTGCTGTAGCATATCAAAATTAG
- a CDS encoding DEAD/DEAH box helicase family protein: MFKDIDLPLSINTSSEDPNVLFFDPVLNCAATYDVGVGYFTSGWIADTAHGISRFAKSRGKARWVVGHELHEKDLDSIVNPKAVADKEFQAKRIFEEDVDDVFSALKENARLVLAWLIRDGIVELRIALPINKLSGIYHAKNGIFSDEAGNEIAFSGSYNLTSRASSNWETIEIFRSWSSEEGRQRCALKKQEFESIWQNKDPNLLVVGPSLKTLEKIKAYAASGTRPYSLPSSSPAVPSAIQDEEGKIRGYQEQAIKSWFSHNGQGLFCMATGSGKTITALTAATRLLQFINSKESNLVIVITVPYVHLGEQWADETEFFGYEAIKCYGGKGKWLDDLQSSYNQLLSGERDYLLAIVVNATFSNREFQSFLDGVRSNLLLVSDEVHNMGAENIVQKLPHHARFRIGLSATPIRHNDPFGTKAIFDYFGEPVINFDIKDAIQAGFLCRYNYYPVVCELDQDELEEYVLLSKKIARLMAMSDSDDFSTSLKLELIKRAKLTGSSRGKKRQLKKLLDENQDRKHTLIYSSEAITDGEKDIDKIVRLAGRECDWKVAKFTAEESKEQRSEILENFKSGDIEGIVAIKCLDEGVDIPQTKTAYIVASSTNPRQFIQRRGRVLRQYQGKGIASIYDFIAIPPLNKLGEDAETFKIEKSMVEKELERVNEFAEISENYGDTLSVLREIRKKLKLLGV; the protein is encoded by the coding sequence ATGTTTAAAGATATCGACCTTCCGCTTTCGATCAATACCTCCTCAGAAGATCCAAACGTTCTATTTTTCGACCCCGTACTCAATTGCGCAGCAACTTATGATGTCGGCGTTGGATACTTTACATCCGGATGGATTGCAGACACCGCCCATGGAATATCTCGATTTGCTAAATCCCGGGGGAAGGCACGGTGGGTCGTCGGACACGAATTGCACGAAAAGGACCTAGACTCCATCGTAAATCCCAAGGCAGTGGCCGATAAGGAGTTTCAAGCGAAACGCATTTTTGAAGAAGATGTTGATGATGTTTTTTCTGCACTCAAAGAGAACGCCCGCTTGGTGCTGGCCTGGCTGATTCGCGACGGCATCGTAGAGCTTAGAATTGCGTTGCCCATCAATAAGCTTAGCGGTATCTATCATGCCAAGAATGGCATTTTTTCAGATGAGGCGGGTAATGAAATCGCCTTTAGCGGTTCGTACAATCTTACTTCAAGAGCTTCTTCAAATTGGGAAACCATTGAGATTTTTCGATCGTGGTCCAGTGAGGAAGGGCGCCAACGCTGCGCGTTGAAGAAGCAGGAGTTTGAGAGTATCTGGCAGAACAAAGATCCAAATTTACTCGTCGTTGGGCCATCACTGAAAACCCTGGAAAAAATCAAAGCCTACGCTGCCTCTGGCACTCGGCCCTACAGCCTGCCATCCAGCTCCCCGGCGGTACCCAGCGCCATCCAGGATGAGGAAGGCAAAATTCGGGGGTACCAGGAGCAAGCCATCAAGAGCTGGTTTTCCCATAATGGGCAAGGGCTTTTCTGCATGGCCACCGGGTCGGGCAAGACAATCACCGCCCTGACGGCTGCCACTAGATTGTTGCAGTTCATAAACAGTAAAGAATCCAACCTCGTCATTGTCATCACTGTCCCCTACGTCCATTTAGGTGAGCAGTGGGCGGACGAAACGGAATTCTTCGGTTATGAAGCGATTAAATGCTATGGGGGCAAAGGTAAGTGGTTGGATGACTTGCAGTCCAGCTACAACCAGCTGCTGTCTGGAGAAAGGGACTATCTATTGGCGATTGTGGTTAATGCCACCTTCAGCAACCGCGAGTTTCAATCTTTTCTTGACGGTGTTAGATCTAACTTACTGCTCGTGTCTGATGAAGTGCATAACATGGGCGCAGAAAATATCGTCCAGAAGTTGCCCCACCATGCGCGATTTAGAATCGGCTTGTCGGCGACGCCCATACGACACAATGACCCATTCGGCACCAAAGCAATCTTTGATTATTTTGGCGAACCTGTGATTAATTTCGATATCAAGGACGCCATCCAAGCCGGATTTTTGTGTAGGTACAACTACTATCCCGTCGTATGCGAATTGGACCAAGACGAACTTGAAGAATACGTGCTGTTAAGCAAAAAAATTGCTCGGCTGATGGCTATGAGCGACTCAGACGATTTTTCTACGAGCTTAAAATTGGAGCTTATTAAGAGGGCCAAGCTCACGGGAAGCAGTAGAGGCAAAAAAAGACAATTAAAAAAGCTGTTGGACGAGAATCAAGATAGAAAGCATACGCTTATCTACTCAAGCGAGGCTATCACTGATGGTGAAAAGGATATCGATAAGATCGTGCGCCTTGCTGGAAGGGAATGTGACTGGAAAGTCGCCAAGTTCACGGCCGAGGAAAGCAAAGAGCAAAGGTCCGAGATTTTGGAAAACTTTAAGTCGGGTGACATTGAGGGGATCGTGGCCATTAAGTGTCTTGATGAAGGCGTGGACATTCCTCAAACAAAAACAGCATACATCGTGGCGTCATCGACCAACCCTCGTCAATTCATACAGCGAAGAGGAAGGGTTCTAAGGCAATATCAAGGCAAGGGCATAGCTTCGATCTACGATTTCATCGCTATTCCTCCTTTGAACAAGCTAGGGGAGGACGCGGAAACGTTCAAAATAGAAAAAAGTATGGTTGAGAAGGAGCTTGAGAGAGTTAATGAATTTGCCGAAATTTCAGAAAATTATGGAGACACTTTGTCGGTGCTTAGAGAGATAAGAAAGAAACTCAAACTATTAGGTGTTTAG
- a CDS encoding AAA family ATPase, with product MKIKTLTIRNFRQFFGEVSISFSTDEKASVTVIHGENGAGKTSLLNAFKWALYGTTDFDTNNENLLSEKAIAEASPNSTIVMSVTLEFDDDGATYTAHREHKFTKGNGLHAESLGQSMLSLSYIDSAGLSHRSSNPGSQLNQILPEDMHGYFFFNGERIEKLAYNSASTQIREAIKGLMGLNILDRAERQLKSSVVRHFNKEAKESSSGNLAALYDQHSLLTDRIQEKEEQLKGWKKNHSEIELDIEEIDKRLDSIKAIAEKQKLRRELEAQIEQINKDKAAESFSLKKNVSERGFLAFIDAQLNDVKDYLDEMRIRGEMPSKVKSTFIDDLIELGKCICGQPLEPGSDCVKTLESYKTTIQDNGVEEQFMALFGVMSHLQSEREALFLSIHESINKLKDLADRRKHLLGRIDELGEEILGVGDSSELESRRVKLKENRKEFNDNCAVGQHQKSEWEDEAKEKEKEIEKELAKTNQADLSQRRKQLAKEVADTISELHEAMAHQVRTDLSEKVDGTFQKIMRKDYWAEIDEDFTLKIFKNIEGHGKQPVLEKSTGENQVTSLCFISSIVNSAKEKANNPGIFQKGGVYPIVMDSPFGALDPEYREKVASFIPALADQVIVMVSKSQWRGEVENELSKRLGKQYTLKYHKPDKDGDEKFEYTNLEEGFYG from the coding sequence ATGAAAATAAAAACACTGACGATTAGAAACTTTCGGCAGTTCTTCGGCGAAGTGTCGATCAGCTTCTCAACCGACGAAAAGGCGAGTGTCACAGTCATTCACGGAGAAAACGGTGCCGGCAAAACATCCCTGCTAAACGCCTTTAAATGGGCGTTATACGGGACCACCGACTTCGATACTAACAATGAAAACCTGCTCAGTGAAAAGGCCATTGCGGAAGCTTCTCCGAACAGTACGATCGTTATGTCTGTGACGCTCGAGTTTGACGACGACGGGGCAACCTATACCGCCCATCGGGAGCATAAGTTTACCAAAGGCAACGGCTTGCACGCGGAATCATTAGGTCAATCCATGTTATCGCTTAGCTACATTGATTCAGCGGGTCTCTCCCATCGTTCCTCCAATCCTGGAAGCCAGCTTAACCAGATTTTGCCGGAAGATATGCATGGTTATTTTTTCTTTAACGGGGAAAGAATTGAAAAGCTCGCCTACAACAGTGCGTCAACACAGATCAGAGAAGCCATTAAGGGCTTGATGGGGCTGAATATTCTTGATCGTGCCGAAAGGCAATTAAAGAGCTCGGTAGTGCGGCATTTCAACAAAGAGGCCAAAGAGAGTTCCTCCGGCAATCTGGCAGCTCTTTACGACCAGCATTCATTGTTGACGGATCGAATCCAAGAAAAAGAAGAGCAGCTAAAAGGTTGGAAAAAGAACCACAGTGAAATTGAGTTAGATATAGAAGAAATTGATAAGCGTTTGGACTCTATCAAGGCTATTGCTGAAAAGCAGAAGTTGAGAAGAGAGCTAGAGGCGCAGATTGAGCAAATCAACAAGGATAAAGCCGCAGAATCGTTCTCCCTCAAAAAGAATGTATCAGAACGGGGTTTCTTGGCGTTCATTGATGCCCAACTGAACGATGTCAAGGACTATCTGGATGAAATGAGGATAAGGGGGGAGATGCCAAGCAAGGTGAAATCAACCTTTATTGATGACCTTATCGAGCTTGGTAAATGCATTTGTGGACAACCTCTGGAGCCAGGTAGTGACTGTGTAAAGACCTTGGAGTCTTACAAAACGACGATTCAGGACAATGGTGTGGAAGAACAGTTTATGGCCCTTTTCGGGGTCATGTCCCATTTGCAGTCCGAGCGAGAGGCATTGTTCTTAAGTATTCATGAGTCCATTAACAAACTAAAAGATCTTGCCGATCGACGAAAGCATCTGCTTGGCCGTATTGACGAATTGGGAGAGGAAATACTTGGTGTTGGTGATTCATCCGAGTTAGAGAGTCGGCGGGTGAAGTTAAAGGAAAATCGCAAGGAATTTAATGATAATTGCGCAGTAGGTCAGCATCAAAAATCTGAATGGGAAGACGAGGCCAAAGAAAAGGAAAAAGAAATAGAAAAAGAGCTTGCCAAAACTAATCAGGCTGATTTAAGCCAGAGAAGAAAACAGCTGGCCAAGGAAGTGGCAGATACCATTTCTGAGTTGCACGAGGCAATGGCGCATCAAGTCCGCACAGATCTGTCGGAAAAAGTCGATGGAACCTTCCAGAAAATAATGAGAAAAGACTATTGGGCGGAAATAGACGAGGACTTTACCCTAAAAATCTTTAAAAATATTGAAGGGCATGGTAAGCAGCCAGTTCTGGAGAAATCTACTGGCGAGAATCAAGTAACGAGTCTGTGCTTTATCAGTAGCATTGTTAACAGCGCCAAGGAAAAAGCGAATAATCCCGGCATTTTCCAGAAAGGCGGGGTTTATCCAATCGTTATGGACTCACCGTTTGGTGCGTTAGACCCGGAGTATCGTGAGAAAGTTGCGTCATTTATCCCCGCCTTGGCTGACCAAGTCATTGTTATGGTGTCGAAATCGCAATGGCGCGGTGAGGTAGAGAACGAGCTTTCAAAACGCCTGGGTAAGCAATACACGCTTAAATACCATAAACCTGACAAAGATGGTGATGAGAAGTTCGAGTACACAAACTTGGAGGAAGGATTTTATGGTTGA
- a CDS encoding DNA phosphorothioation-associated protein 4 produces MVDRVRKPAKHTDTLNFLKDDVGIFASYKDALVFAAALGFSRGKSVEFDKSSEPIPLSVFRGEYDEAFMNILALFEHKDSGYLEPEGEKFDAKIKLFEEYACGGLEIIKNTIIDPGLDAQGELIRLILDEEAKHTIIDDITALGA; encoded by the coding sequence ATGGTTGATCGAGTCAGGAAGCCTGCAAAACATACCGATACCCTAAACTTCCTAAAAGACGATGTCGGAATCTTTGCCTCATATAAGGATGCCTTGGTGTTTGCCGCGGCACTTGGTTTTTCCAGAGGGAAGTCGGTCGAGTTCGACAAGTCGAGCGAACCCATTCCCTTGTCGGTTTTTCGTGGTGAATACGACGAAGCTTTTATGAATATCCTGGCACTTTTCGAGCATAAGGACTCTGGGTACCTAGAGCCGGAGGGTGAGAAGTTTGACGCGAAGATCAAACTCTTTGAGGAGTACGCGTGTGGGGGGCTCGAGATTATTAAAAATACCATTATCGACCCCGGGCTTGATGCCCAGGGCGAACTTATTCGTTTGATCTTAGATGAAGAGGCTAAACACACTATCATTGATGATATTACGGCGCTGGGTGCCTAG
- a CDS encoding DndE family protein, which translates to MFPTRLQLNKKTWDRLQYLQTRTKLTPNVTARLAITLALRDIRTATINIKKPEQVHVINRDTLFGEHEDAYAAMIKQFCSEQEVTADINDVVRSLIDNGLHKIGHLKTFSDLRTVF; encoded by the coding sequence ATGTTCCCGACACGCTTACAACTGAATAAAAAAACCTGGGACCGGCTACAATACCTGCAAACCAGGACCAAATTGACACCAAACGTGACGGCAAGACTGGCAATTACTCTTGCTCTCCGTGATATACGAACCGCTACAATCAACATAAAAAAGCCTGAACAGGTTCACGTAATCAATCGTGACACTCTATTTGGCGAACATGAGGACGCCTACGCGGCTATGATCAAGCAATTTTGCTCGGAGCAAGAGGTGACTGCTGACATAAACGACGTCGTAAGATCTTTGATCGATAATGGTCTACATAAAATCGGCCACCTTAAGACATTTTCAGATTTGCGAACGGTGTTCTAA